One window of the Archaeoglobus sulfaticallidus PM70-1 genome contains the following:
- a CDS encoding Rpp14/Pop5 family protein — MKRLPPSLRHRKRYIAFRIIGLRTSDRTSDQSENIKKVAHKLMENLISLFGEVGLTNSSVWIEYMENEYGIIRCSNESLDKVMIAFSLISEIDGVKVLPITLGVSGTIKRCKMKYLKGGVESANATDGL, encoded by the coding sequence TTGAAAAGGCTCCCGCCATCTTTGAGACACAGAAAAAGATATATTGCCTTCAGGATTATTGGACTTAGAACATCGGATAGAACATCAGATCAAAGTGAGAACATAAAGAAAGTTGCCCACAAACTGATGGAGAACCTGATCTCCCTGTTCGGAGAGGTCGGATTGACAAATTCGAGTGTATGGATCGAATACATGGAAAACGAATATGGTATAATCAGATGCAGCAATGAGTCGCTGGATAAGGTCATGATCGCCTTCAGTTTAATATCCGAAATAGATGGTGTGAAGGTTCTTCCGATCACGCTGGGAGTTAGCGGTACGATAAAGAGGTGTAAGATGAAATACCTGAAAGGAGGTGTTGAGAGTGCAAATGCCACAGATGGGTTATGA
- the rrp4 gene encoding exosome complex RNA-binding protein Rrp4 has protein sequence MNRKIVLPGDLVSTNPKLAGYGTFVENGKVYAKIMGLVDRSETSLRIIPLKGRYIPSNGDVVIGVVREIVSNGYNVDINSPYSAFLPSTEKPEIKGRRNSDIELDDAIIAKVVAIDPKMKVLLTMKDKICRIIRFGRIVAINPTRVPRVIGKKGSMIKLLKSELGIQTIVGQNGLIWLSGDRRKVDIAEEAIYIIEREAHTEGLTDRITEFIKKRKEEGLENE, from the coding sequence ATGAATAGAAAGATAGTCCTGCCCGGTGATCTTGTCAGCACGAACCCAAAACTTGCCGGTTATGGGACTTTTGTTGAGAATGGGAAGGTTTATGCAAAGATAATGGGTTTGGTCGATAGGAGTGAGACCTCCTTAAGGATAATTCCGTTAAAAGGCAGATACATACCCTCAAATGGAGATGTTGTTATAGGGGTTGTCAGAGAGATAGTGTCAAACGGTTACAATGTAGATATAAACTCACCATACAGCGCTTTTCTGCCATCAACTGAAAAGCCAGAGATCAAGGGAAGAAGGAACAGCGATATTGAGCTTGATGACGCGATTATAGCAAAAGTTGTTGCAATAGATCCAAAGATGAAGGTTCTGCTAACGATGAAGGATAAGATCTGCAGGATCATAAGATTCGGTAGAATAGTGGCGATAAACCCAACCAGAGTTCCTAGAGTTATAGGAAAGAAGGGTAGCATGATAAAACTTCTGAAAAGCGAGCTTGGAATTCAGACGATAGTTGGTCAGAACGGGCTTATATGGCTAAGTGGAGACAGAAGGAAAGTAGATATTGCAGAGGAAGCTATTTATATAATTGAAAGAGAAGCCCATACTGAGGGTTTGACGGATAGAATTACGGAATTTATTAAAAAGAGGAAAGAGGAAGGTTTAGAAAATGAGTGA
- the rrp42 gene encoding exosome complex protein Rrp42, whose translation MSDEILMDIRKDYVLSRLREGERIDGRKLDEVRKIQIETNIISKAEGSALVKLGDTQVMVGIKMQVGEPFPDTPDKGIIITNAELVPLASPTFEAGPPDETSIELARIVDRGIRESEAVDLHKLCIEEGEKVWIVFIDIHALDDDGNLVDASALAAISALLNTTVPAERFEVGDDFPLPVRDLPVAVTSLVVGDKYLVDPNRDEMSVGNKLLTITTDKDDNIVAIQKSGSYLLDEEKFYELIDVSVRKAREIRELLKEV comes from the coding sequence ATGAGCGATGAAATTTTAATGGATATCAGGAAGGATTATGTTCTCTCAAGGCTCAGAGAAGGCGAGAGAATAGATGGCAGAAAGCTTGATGAGGTTAGAAAAATCCAGATTGAGACAAACATAATCTCTAAAGCAGAAGGTTCCGCCCTTGTAAAACTTGGAGATACTCAGGTCATGGTAGGAATAAAAATGCAGGTTGGAGAGCCATTCCCGGATACTCCAGATAAGGGTATCATAATCACCAATGCTGAGCTTGTTCCGCTCGCATCTCCAACATTCGAAGCTGGACCTCCGGATGAAACTTCAATCGAACTTGCGAGAATAGTGGATAGAGGAATCAGAGAGAGCGAAGCTGTTGATTTACACAAGCTCTGCATCGAGGAGGGCGAGAAGGTATGGATAGTCTTCATAGACATTCACGCACTCGATGATGATGGTAATCTGGTTGATGCCTCCGCATTAGCGGCAATCTCAGCCCTGCTGAACACAACAGTTCCGGCTGAAAGGTTTGAAGTTGGGGATGATTTTCCCCTGCCGGTAAGGGATTTACCTGTTGCTGTAACATCACTGGTTGTTGGTGATAAATATCTGGTTGATCCGAACAGGGATGAAATGAGCGTTGGTAACAAGTTGCTTACGATCACAACTGATAAGGACGATAACATAGTGGCAATACAGAAGAGCGGAAGTTACCTGCTCGATGAGGAAAAGTTTTATGAACTGATCGATGTAAGTGTGAGGAAAGCCAGAGAGATAAGGGAGTTGCTTAAGGAAGTTTAA
- a CDS encoding ribosome assembly factor SBDS, producing the protein MVSLDKAVIARLRKHGENFEALVDPYLARDLKEGKEVNFDDLVAVEEVYKDSKKGERASIEELKKVFGTSNIQEIIKEIIREGEVQITAEQRKEMLEQKRKQIIDYISKNTVDPRTGTPHPPSRIERALEEARVHIDIFKKIEAQIKDIIKALKPILPIRVEEVEIAIKIPPEYAGKSISALYSFGNIIQEEWQKDGSWICVIRIPAGLKGDLLDLLARLTQGEALTKELKRIRG; encoded by the coding sequence ATGGTTTCGCTTGACAAGGCGGTAATTGCGAGGTTAAGAAAGCATGGAGAGAACTTTGAGGCTCTTGTTGATCCATATCTTGCCAGAGACCTGAAAGAGGGCAAGGAAGTAAACTTCGATGATCTGGTTGCCGTGGAGGAGGTTTACAAGGACTCAAAGAAGGGTGAAAGAGCTTCTATCGAAGAACTGAAGAAAGTATTCGGCACATCGAATATCCAGGAAATTATAAAAGAGATAATCAGAGAAGGGGAAGTTCAGATTACCGCCGAGCAGAGAAAAGAGATGCTGGAGCAAAAGAGGAAGCAGATAATAGACTATATCTCCAAAAACACCGTTGATCCAAGAACTGGCACACCCCATCCACCTTCGAGGATTGAGAGGGCTTTAGAGGAGGCAAGAGTCCACATAGACATATTTAAGAAGATAGAGGCTCAGATAAAGGACATAATAAAAGCTCTGAAACCGATACTTCCGATAAGAGTTGAAGAGGTAGAGATAGCGATAAAGATACCGCCAGAATATGCCGGGAAATCCATTTCAGCTTTGTACTCCTTTGGTAACATCATTCAGGAAGAATGGCAGAAGGACGGTAGCTGGATCTGCGTAATAAGAATTCCCGCTGGGCTGAAAGGTGATCTACTCGACCTGCTTGCCAGATTGACCCAGGGGGAGGCTCTGACGAAAGAGCTTAAGAGGATTCGAGGTTAG
- the rrp41 gene encoding exosome complex exonuclease Rrp41: MSEDIQLIVDGKRLDGRDFNELRPIKIEAGILKRADGSCYIEMGKNKVVAAVYGPREVHPRHLQDPSKAVVRYRYNMAPFSVEERKRPGPDRRSVEISKVSREAFEPVIMKELFPRSGIDIFVEVLQADAGTRTACINAATVALVDAGIPMKGLITSVAVAKADGVLVLDPMKEEDNYGEADVPFAFLIRNGKIESIALLQMDGRLSAEELKKATQMAKEGAMKIYELQREAIMKKYSSEEIEEQVI; encoded by the coding sequence ATGAGTGAGGATATACAGCTTATTGTAGATGGAAAGAGGCTTGATGGTAGGGATTTTAACGAATTGAGGCCTATAAAGATAGAAGCTGGCATCTTAAAGAGAGCTGATGGATCGTGCTATATCGAGATGGGAAAGAACAAAGTCGTGGCTGCGGTTTACGGGCCGAGGGAAGTCCATCCAAGACATCTGCAGGACCCGAGCAAGGCTGTTGTCAGATACAGATATAACATGGCACCGTTCAGCGTTGAAGAAAGAAAGAGACCGGGGCCAGATAGAAGGAGTGTTGAGATCTCAAAAGTAAGCAGAGAGGCTTTTGAACCAGTTATAATGAAAGAACTCTTTCCAAGATCAGGCATAGATATATTCGTTGAAGTTCTACAGGCTGACGCAGGAACGAGGACAGCTTGCATTAATGCTGCAACAGTTGCACTTGTAGATGCCGGAATCCCGATGAAGGGTCTGATTACATCCGTGGCTGTTGCCAAAGCCGATGGGGTATTGGTTCTGGACCCAATGAAAGAGGAGGATAACTACGGAGAGGCTGATGTACCCTTTGCTTTTCTGATAAGAAATGGAAAGATAGAATCCATTGCGCTTCTCCAGATGGATGGTAGGCTTTCAGCAGAGGAGCTCAAGAAGGCCACTCAAATGGCCAAGGAAGGAGCAATGAAGATTTACGAACTCCAGAGAGAAGCCATTATGAAAAAGTACAGTTCAGAGGAGATTGAGGAACAGGTAATTTAA
- the rpl37A gene encoding 50S ribosomal protein L37Ae: MPRTKKVKIAGRFGSRYGVRVRKNIIKIEQEQRRKYVCNRCGKKRVKRVGTGIWECKSCGYKFAGGTYIPVTPSVKLIDKLAKLGEGR; the protein is encoded by the coding sequence ATGCCAAGAACGAAGAAGGTTAAGATCGCAGGAAGATTTGGATCAAGATATGGCGTTAGAGTAAGAAAGAACATCATAAAGATCGAACAGGAGCAGAGAAGGAAGTATGTCTGCAACAGATGTGGAAAGAAGAGAGTCAAGAGAGTTGGAACGGGGATATGGGAGTGCAAGAGCTGTGGTTACAAGTTCGCTGGAGGTACTTACATTCCCGTCACGCCTTCAGTTAAGCTGATAGATAAGTTAGCCAAACTGGGTGAGGGCAGATGA
- the psmA gene encoding archaeal proteasome endopeptidase complex subunit alpha — MQMPQMGYDRAITIFSPDGRLFQVEYAREAVKRGATAIGIKTKEGVIILADRRVASKLLEADTIEKVYKIDEHICIATSGLVADARVLIDRARIEAQISRLTYDEPISIKDLTRKICDFKQQYTQYGGVRPFGVSLLIAGVDEKPRLYETDPSGALLEYKATAIGAGRNAVVEYFEKEYRDDLTLEEAIIMGIVAMGKAIESEVTTDGIDTGIISVADKKFKQFSEEELKPYVDKANEVIRTMLEKQ, encoded by the coding sequence GTGCAAATGCCACAGATGGGTTATGATAGAGCAATCACCATATTCAGCCCGGATGGGAGGCTGTTTCAGGTTGAATATGCGAGAGAGGCTGTTAAAAGAGGTGCTACAGCAATTGGTATAAAAACCAAAGAAGGAGTTATCATTCTGGCAGACAGGAGGGTTGCAAGCAAGCTTCTCGAAGCAGATACGATAGAGAAAGTTTACAAAATTGATGAACATATCTGCATCGCAACCTCCGGACTTGTTGCAGATGCGAGAGTTCTTATTGATAGAGCAAGAATTGAGGCACAGATAAGCAGGCTCACATATGATGAGCCGATAAGCATTAAGGATCTCACAAGAAAGATATGCGATTTCAAGCAGCAGTACACGCAGTATGGGGGAGTAAGACCATTCGGCGTTTCTCTACTAATTGCTGGAGTTGATGAAAAGCCCAGACTATACGAAACCGATCCGAGCGGGGCTTTGTTGGAATACAAAGCCACGGCAATAGGTGCTGGAAGAAATGCTGTTGTTGAGTACTTTGAAAAAGAGTACAGAGATGATCTGACGCTCGAAGAAGCAATAATCATGGGAATAGTCGCAATGGGCAAGGCAATAGAATCAGAGGTTACGACTGATGGAATCGATACGGGAATCATCAGCGTAGCTGACAAGAAATTCAAGCAGTTCAGTGAGGAGGAGCTAAAACCGTATGTTGATAAAGCGAACGAGGTAATAAGAACCATGCTCGAAAAACAGTGA
- a CDS encoding HAD family hydrolase: MHIKMLTFDVDGTIVDAGFMDKFWNEVVPRLYAERHGLSYDEALGIVKREYDAVGDKDLRWYLPDYWFKKFDLGVDWKDVLKSFSNELRFYPDAMEVLNLLSKKYRIVAITNAVREILEFEIDRISHLFWKKFSCPSDFGDIRRKPEIFERVCEVCGVKPEEVVHVGDHPFFDYEVPKRAGIMAFLIDRYGNNGGIGDMRHLLNLIKL; this comes from the coding sequence ATGCACATAAAGATGTTGACATTCGATGTCGATGGAACGATAGTGGACGCGGGTTTCATGGACAAGTTCTGGAATGAGGTTGTGCCTAGGCTCTATGCTGAGAGGCATGGGCTTAGCTATGATGAAGCCTTAGGTATTGTCAAAAGGGAGTACGATGCTGTTGGAGATAAAGATTTGAGATGGTATCTCCCAGATTACTGGTTTAAAAAGTTCGATCTTGGCGTGGACTGGAAGGATGTTTTGAAAAGCTTCTCCAATGAATTGAGGTTTTATCCGGATGCGATGGAGGTTTTGAATCTCCTGAGCAAAAAATACAGGATTGTTGCAATTACGAATGCTGTTAGAGAGATACTTGAATTCGAAATTGATCGAATATCTCACCTTTTCTGGAAAAAGTTTTCATGTCCAAGCGATTTTGGGGATATCAGAAGAAAACCCGAGATATTTGAGAGAGTCTGCGAGGTGTGTGGGGTAAAGCCAGAAGAGGTAGTTCATGTTGGGGATCATCCTTTCTTTGACTACGAGGTTCCCAAAAGGGCAGGAATCATGGCATTTCTGATAGACAGGTATGGTAACAATGGTGGGATAGGAGATATGCGGCATCTGCTGAATCTCATAAAGCTGTAG
- a CDS encoding SAM hydrolase/SAM-dependent halogenase family protein, which produces MRIITLLTDFGEFYPGVMKGVILRLCPDVTIVDITHSVDPQNTLQAAFLLNSYHRFFENAIHVAVVDPGVGSEREALIVERGNIFIAPNNGILTPVLDSKCKIWKIDESKASRFVGTLSSTFHGRDVFAPAAALAALNMIEEIAEPFEGRVVRLDLFNPEIIENRIKCNVAYIDRFGNIVTDLRREAVRKLNPKGFYLKDTYFPLVEKYADVDLNEPLSLIGSFDTLEFSIRNGNASKVLGIGYGKLEFEAV; this is translated from the coding sequence GTGAGGATCATAACACTGCTGACAGACTTTGGAGAGTTCTATCCGGGTGTTATGAAGGGTGTAATCCTCAGATTATGCCCAGATGTAACGATTGTGGACATCACTCACTCAGTAGATCCACAAAACACCCTGCAAGCTGCATTTTTGCTGAACAGCTATCACAGGTTTTTCGAAAATGCCATACATGTGGCTGTTGTCGATCCGGGAGTTGGAAGTGAGAGGGAGGCTTTGATCGTTGAGAGAGGAAACATATTCATCGCACCCAACAACGGGATTCTCACACCTGTCCTGGACAGCAAATGTAAAATCTGGAAGATAGACGAAAGCAAAGCATCCAGATTTGTCGGAACTCTATCCTCAACCTTTCACGGCAGGGATGTGTTTGCGCCTGCTGCAGCACTCGCAGCCTTAAACATGATCGAGGAGATCGCCGAACCGTTCGAGGGCAGAGTTGTGAGGCTCGACCTCTTCAACCCGGAAATTATCGAAAACAGAATAAAATGCAATGTGGCATACATAGATCGATTCGGAAACATCGTAACCGATCTGAGAAGAGAAGCTGTCCGGAAACTGAATCCCAAAGGATTCTACCTGAAGGATACCTATTTCCCGCTTGTTGAGAAGTATGCGGATGTTGATCTGAACGAGCCGCTATCCCTGATCGGATCGTTTGACACGCTGGAGTTCAGCATCAGAAACGGTAACGCCTCAAAGGTACTGGGTATAGGATACGGCAAACTGGAGTTTGAAGCTGTCTGA
- a CDS encoding RPC10 family protein yields the protein MSYICLVCQSEIDVDLDRNLIQCTKCGNRILLKPRPPALKKRVKAI from the coding sequence ATGAGCTATATCTGCCTCGTTTGTCAGTCCGAGATAGATGTGGATCTTGATAGAAACCTGATCCAGTGCACCAAATGCGGAAACAGAATACTGCTCAAGCCCAGACCTCCAGCGCTCAAGAAAAGGGTTAAAGCAATATAG
- a CDS encoding potassium channel family protein, whose amino-acid sequence MRELERAIAITIILLLITIAIGTIGFTVIEGWSLFDSFYMTVITITTTGYKEVYDLSYNGRFLAIFLMFFGIGVFFYSINLIIPTIVQRRLERWRKLLEKISDHYIICGYGVMGREIAQELVKVTNKDKIVIIDENMEKVSLARENGYIAIQGDSVEEDVLERARIKHAKALIACMNDSSNAFAIMSAKEMNPNIYTMAVARTPSGVKNTKRAGADYVLSPYSDTAKKAMVILSRQSAADFLEIISKVGKRFLLEKVQLSNKNLDGKKIKDLDLRRKTGATIVAVERKGDILIPDADLSLKFGDNLYLMGSEDQLIIAGKYLSEGV is encoded by the coding sequence ATGCGAGAACTCGAGAGGGCAATAGCGATAACGATAATCCTGCTTCTTATAACAATAGCCATTGGGACCATCGGGTTTACCGTGATAGAGGGCTGGAGTCTATTTGACTCATTTTATATGACAGTCATAACTATAACCACTACTGGCTACAAGGAGGTTTACGATTTATCCTACAATGGAAGGTTTCTCGCCATATTTCTCATGTTTTTTGGAATAGGAGTATTTTTTTATTCTATCAACCTGATAATCCCAACAATAGTCCAAAGAAGGTTGGAGAGGTGGAGGAAGTTGCTTGAAAAAATTTCCGATCACTATATCATTTGTGGATATGGTGTAATGGGAAGGGAAATAGCTCAAGAACTTGTTAAAGTTACGAACAAAGATAAAATCGTTATCATCGACGAAAACATGGAGAAAGTTTCACTTGCAAGAGAGAATGGATACATAGCCATTCAGGGTGACAGCGTTGAAGAGGACGTTCTCGAGAGAGCAAGGATCAAGCATGCTAAAGCGTTAATAGCCTGCATGAACGATTCATCAAACGCCTTCGCAATCATGAGTGCAAAGGAGATGAATCCTAACATCTACACGATGGCTGTAGCGAGAACACCCTCTGGAGTTAAGAACACGAAGAGGGCTGGAGCGGATTACGTGCTGTCCCCCTACTCTGACACTGCCAAGAAGGCAATGGTCATTCTGAGCCGGCAATCGGCAGCAGATTTTCTCGAGATAATAAGCAAAGTTGGAAAGAGATTCCTGTTAGAGAAGGTTCAGCTATCCAATAAAAACCTTGATGGAAAAAAAATAAAAGATCTCGATTTGAGGCGAAAAACAGGGGCTACAATAGTTGCCGTTGAGCGGAAAGGGGATATATTAATCCCCGATGCAGATTTATCCCTCAAATTCGGGGATAACCTGTATCTTATGGGCAGCGAAGATCAACTGATAATTGCCGGAAAATATCTATCTGAAGGAGTATAA
- the rd gene encoding rubredoxin — translation MAKYQCMVCGYVYDEDEGDPESNVLAGTKWEDLPDDWVCPVCGASKDEFEKLED, via the coding sequence ATGGCGAAATATCAGTGTATGGTTTGTGGGTATGTGTATGATGAGGATGAGGGAGATCCTGAGAGTAATGTTCTAGCAGGAACGAAGTGGGAGGATCTCCCGGATGACTGGGTTTGCCCGGTTTGCGGTGCAAGCAAAGATGAGTTCGAAAAACTGGAAGATTGA
- a CDS encoding zinc ribbon domain-containing protein, whose amino-acid sequence MKVEDRILSHFKCQKCGVQTARIKKLAITGASFFDRWTDWQRNTYYFVSCTNCGYMEVYDAEVLEGKKDKLTEVLDLIFER is encoded by the coding sequence ATGAAAGTTGAAGATAGAATTCTGTCACATTTTAAATGTCAGAAATGTGGTGTGCAAACTGCCAGAATCAAAAAACTCGCTATAACTGGGGCGAGCTTCTTTGACAGGTGGACTGACTGGCAGAGAAATACATATTACTTCGTTAGCTGCACGAACTGTGGATATATGGAGGTTTATGACGCTGAAGTTCTTGAGGGTAAGAAGGATAAGCTTACGGAAGTATTGGATTTGATTTTTGAAAGGTAA